The proteins below come from a single Eucalyptus grandis isolate ANBG69807.140 chromosome 3, ASM1654582v1, whole genome shotgun sequence genomic window:
- the LOC104436441 gene encoding alpha/beta hydrolase domain-containing protein WAV2, with protein MVSYVNALLYGMGGIAVAGMALLVAFQERLVYVPVVPGLTKSYPFTPSRFRLPYEDVWLRSSDGVRLHAWFIKLFPDCRGPTVLFFQENAGNIAHRLEMVRIMLQKLQCNVFMLSYRGYGVSDGYPSQHGITLDAQAALDHLHARTDIDTSRIVVFGRSLGGAVGSVLTKNNPDKVAALILENTFTSILDMAGVLLPFLKWFIGKSTSKGLNVLNILVRSPWNTIDVVGQIKQPVLFLSGLQDEMVPPLHMKLLYAKAAAHNRQCIFVEFPTGMHMDTWLSGGDQYWRTIQQFLEQHVPEKKEENQSSENEIFSDFDCS; from the exons ATGGTGTCCTACGTGAACGCGCTGCTGTACGGGATGGGGGGCATCGCGGTGGCGGGCATGGCGCTGCTGGTGGCCTTCCAGGAGCGGCTGGTGTACGTGCCCGTGGTGCCGGGCCTCACCAAGTCCTACCCCTTCACCCCGTCCCGCTTCCGCCTCCCCTACGAGGACGTCTGGCTCAGATCCTCCGACGGCGTCCGCCTCCACGCCTGGTTCATCAAGCTCTTCCCCGATTGCCGCG GTCCGACTGTTCTGTTTTTCCAAGAGAATGCTGGAA ATATTGCTCATCGTCTTGAAATGGTTCGCATAATGTTGCAGAAGTTGCAGTGCAATGTGTTTATGCTTTCGTATCGAGG ATATGGAGTGAGTGATGGCTATCCTTCTCAGCATGGCATCACACTAGATGCTCAG GCTGCATTGGATCATCTTCATGCAAGGACTGACATTGATACCTCCAGGATAGTTGTATTTGGAAGGTCACTTGGAGGAGCAGTTGGATCAGTGCTTACTAAAAACAATCCTGATAAG GTTGCTGCTTTGATATTGGAGAACACGTTCACATCCATTCTAGACATGGCTGGAGTTCTACTGCCCTTTTTAAAGTGGTTCATTGGAAAAAGCACTTCTAAAGGACTAAATGTTCTGAACATCCTTGTGCGATCTCCATGGAATACCATTGACGTTGTTGGTCAG ATTAAACAGCCAGTCCTTTTCCTCTCTGGATTGCAAGATGAGATGGTTCCCCCATTGCATATGAAATTGCTGTATGCCAAGGCAGCTGCTCATAACAGGCAATGTATTTTCGTTGAATTTCCAACTGGAATGCATATGGATACTTGGTTGTCAGGTGGAGATCAATACTGGAGAACTATACAACAGTTCCTTGAACAACATGTTcctgagaaaaaagaagaaaatcaatcatctgaaaatgaaattttttcag ATTTTGATTGCAGTTAA